A genome region from Paracholeplasma morum includes the following:
- the gyrB gene encoding DNA topoisomerase (ATP-hydrolyzing) subunit B, which produces MDNLNNNNNNYNAENIQVLEGLEAVRKRPGMYIGSTGERGLHHLVWEIVDNSIDESMVGYASEITLEILPDNIIKVTDDGRGIPVDKHAKTGKSAVETILTVLHAGGKFDGKSYKVSGGLHGVGASVVNALSSWFRVTISRNGLLYQQEYSRGIPQYELKEIGKSSHTGTTIEFKADSEIFTEAQAFDFETLRNRIQELAFLNRHIKISITDSRGKEPVSFTYQYEGGIEEYVKFLNHGKSVINPQIVYTFKEVDNITVEIALQYNDSYATNIYSFTNNIHTHEGGMHEDGFKLALSRVLGNYAKDNSLLKKDEAFIGEDTREGLTAIVSIKHPNPQFEGQTKTKLGNPEVRQIVSQAAGEGLERYLLENPAAAKSIIDKVILASRARIAARKAKEATRRKSPLDALGFASKLADCRNKKPEESEIYIVEGDSAGGSAKQGRDSAFQAILPLRGKVLNVEKARLDKILSNKEILSMIQAFGTGIGEDFDASKARYHKIVIMTDADVDGAHIRTLMLTFLYRYMKPLIDLGYVYVAQPPLYKVQSGKRVEYIYDEERLRAVLEQMGGRPQIQRYKGLGEMNPEQLWDTTMDPKTRTLLQVSLKDAMNADAIFSMLMGEEVEPRKNFIQENAVYASNIDA; this is translated from the coding sequence ATGGATAATTTGAACAATAACAACAACAATTATAATGCTGAGAATATTCAAGTCCTTGAGGGACTAGAAGCTGTAAGAAAACGTCCAGGGATGTACATCGGTTCAACAGGAGAACGCGGATTACATCACTTGGTTTGGGAAATCGTCGACAACTCTATCGATGAATCAATGGTTGGATATGCAAGTGAAATTACACTTGAGATCTTACCAGACAACATCATCAAAGTAACCGATGATGGTAGAGGGATACCAGTAGACAAACATGCTAAAACTGGTAAGAGTGCAGTAGAAACTATTTTAACCGTTCTACATGCCGGCGGTAAATTCGACGGTAAGTCATATAAAGTATCTGGGGGACTTCATGGTGTTGGGGCCTCTGTCGTAAACGCATTATCGAGTTGGTTTAGAGTAACTATTTCAAGAAATGGTTTATTATACCAACAAGAGTATTCAAGAGGGATTCCTCAATATGAATTAAAAGAAATCGGAAAGTCAAGCCACACTGGGACAACCATTGAGTTTAAAGCGGATAGTGAAATCTTCACTGAAGCTCAAGCGTTTGATTTTGAAACACTTAGAAATCGTATTCAAGAACTTGCGTTCTTAAATAGACACATCAAGATCTCAATTACAGATTCAAGAGGTAAAGAACCAGTTAGTTTCACTTACCAATATGAAGGTGGTATTGAGGAGTATGTTAAATTCCTGAACCACGGCAAATCTGTCATTAACCCACAAATCGTTTATACATTTAAAGAAGTCGACAACATCACAGTTGAGATTGCTTTACAGTATAACGACTCATATGCAACCAACATTTATTCATTTACAAATAACATCCACACTCACGAAGGAGGTATGCACGAAGATGGCTTCAAATTAGCATTATCCAGAGTATTAGGTAACTATGCAAAAGATAATAGCCTTTTAAAGAAAGACGAAGCATTTATCGGTGAAGATACCCGTGAAGGCTTGACTGCAATCGTATCTATTAAGCATCCAAATCCTCAATTTGAAGGACAAACAAAAACTAAACTTGGGAACCCTGAAGTAAGACAAATCGTCTCACAAGCAGCAGGTGAAGGGTTAGAAAGATACTTATTAGAAAACCCAGCAGCAGCAAAATCCATTATTGATAAAGTGATATTAGCTTCTAGAGCGAGAATCGCAGCTAGAAAAGCTAAAGAAGCAACTAGAAGAAAGAGTCCACTTGATGCACTCGGTTTCGCAAGTAAGCTAGCCGATTGCCGTAATAAAAAACCAGAAGAATCTGAAATCTATATCGTCGAAGGTGACTCTGCGGGTGGTTCTGCTAAACAAGGTAGAGACTCTGCATTCCAAGCGATTTTACCACTTAGAGGTAAGGTTCTAAACGTTGAAAAAGCGCGTCTTGACAAGATTTTAAGCAATAAGGAAATTCTATCAATGATCCAAGCTTTCGGTACTGGTATTGGTGAAGACTTCGATGCAAGCAAAGCGAGATATCATAAGATTGTTATTATGACCGATGCCGACGTCGATGGTGCTCACATTCGTACATTAATGTTGACATTCTTGTACAGATACATGAAGCCATTAATTGATTTAGGATATGTGTACGTAGCTCAACCACCACTATATAAAGTTCAATCTGGTAAGCGTGTAGAATACATCTATGACGAAGAAAGATTAAGAGCTGTTCTTGAGCAAATGGGTGGTAGACCACAAATCCAACGTTATAAAGGTCTTGGAGAAATGAATCCTGAACAATTATGGGATACAACTATGGATCCAAAGACTAGAACGTTATTACAAGTATCATTAAAAGATGCGATGAACGCGGATGCAATCTTCTCTATGTTAATGGGTGAAGAAGTAGAACCACGTAAGAATTTTATTCAAGAGAATGCGGTTTACGCATCGAATATTGATGCATAA
- the dnaA gene encoding chromosomal replication initiator protein DnaA produces MKEFDALWQGILDSLRSSYSDEIYEDLFEPLSSVKKVSGGYIYIIAPSTFVKERINRLYLTRINTLAEEMYKKELVRFKFVVAQDLAGEEALVGPEKNLDKKYRTGNLIATLNFDNFVVGKSNRFAFQMALKVADQPGSVANPFYIFGDVGLGKTHLMQAIGNYILDNDINQKIIYVKASDFIEEFADQIKKDQMDTFNEKYRELDCLLIDDIQMLSGAPKTQMEFFRLFDLLTQQNKQIVVTSDKPASELKNIMSRLSSRFEQGLMVDIGIPDLEHRVEILRKKLSTEAPDVMDISSQVLEFIASYFSTNVRELEGALKRVLFYCVTNNIEITVDTAAEALDTLIKTRKKTESLTENNYDRIQSVVSDYYSITVHDLIGKRRNAKFTLPRHIAMYIIKNKYNISYQTIGSLFGGRDHSTVLAACEKIENDLKHNKELKYAIENILKKIDKTSN; encoded by the coding sequence ATGAAAGAATTTGATGCGTTGTGGCAAGGCATTTTAGATAGCCTTAGATCATCTTATTCCGATGAAATATACGAGGATCTATTTGAGCCTCTTTCATCCGTGAAAAAGGTATCTGGTGGGTACATATATATTATAGCCCCATCCACGTTCGTTAAAGAGCGTATTAACAGGCTCTATTTAACAAGAATTAATACACTCGCAGAAGAGATGTATAAGAAAGAACTTGTAAGGTTTAAATTTGTGGTAGCACAAGATTTAGCAGGGGAAGAAGCCCTTGTTGGTCCAGAGAAGAATCTAGATAAAAAGTACCGTACAGGCAATTTAATTGCAACCCTTAACTTCGACAACTTTGTCGTAGGTAAATCTAACCGTTTTGCCTTTCAAATGGCGCTAAAAGTTGCAGATCAACCTGGTAGTGTCGCTAACCCATTTTATATATTTGGCGATGTTGGACTAGGAAAAACTCACCTGATGCAAGCGATTGGTAACTACATTTTAGATAACGATATTAATCAAAAAATTATCTATGTAAAAGCTTCTGATTTTATTGAAGAATTTGCAGATCAAATCAAGAAGGATCAAATGGATACTTTTAATGAGAAGTATCGCGAATTAGATTGTTTATTAATTGATGATATTCAAATGTTATCAGGAGCTCCAAAAACCCAAATGGAGTTCTTTCGACTATTTGACTTATTAACTCAGCAAAATAAACAAATTGTTGTAACATCTGATAAGCCAGCATCTGAACTTAAAAATATTATGAGCCGTTTAAGTTCAAGATTTGAACAAGGTTTAATGGTGGATATTGGTATCCCTGATTTGGAACATAGAGTAGAAATTCTTCGTAAAAAACTCTCTACAGAAGCACCAGATGTCATGGATATTTCTTCTCAAGTCTTAGAGTTTATTGCGAGTTATTTCTCGACAAACGTACGTGAGCTCGAGGGTGCTTTAAAGCGCGTATTATTTTATTGTGTAACAAATAACATCGAAATTACAGTAGATACAGCTGCAGAAGCATTAGATACTTTAATCAAAACTAGAAAGAAAACTGAATCCTTAACGGAAAATAATTACGATAGAATTCAAAGTGTTGTTAGCGACTACTATTCGATTACTGTACATGACTTAATTGGTAAACGCCGTAACGCAAAATTCACATTACCGCGTCACATCGCCATGTACATAATAAAGAATAAATATAATATCTCATATCAAACGATTGGATCTTTGTTTGGCGGGCGTGATCATTCAACAGTTTTAGCTGCTTGTGAAAAAATAGAGAACGATTTAAAGCATAATAAAGAACTTAAATATGCGATTGAAAACATTCTTAAAAAAATCGATAAAACAAGTAATTAA
- the dnaN gene encoding DNA polymerase III subunit beta yields the protein MVFSINQDVLLDTLNVIQRGLPVKTPLPVLNGIKLEVFDDHLVFTASNTDIAIQTIVSDESLEITSPGKVVVPGRYFIEIMRKIVSSRVEISLIENKVMVIKADRSEFKLRVMEAEDYPDVDFLDMGQPIVMDAMTLKAIIKETNYATSQYEKRPILTGVNLKHEDGKLYCVATDSYRLSQKVLPLSDEFEPFNIVIPNRSFDELNRTLDNIHEDVSMHISANKVLFKFKNILFQTRLLDGVYPDTLRIIPKEFPIIVKFNKDELLKAVERVSVLSPREKDNNYNIVKLNIRPDYIVEVSSTNNEVGDAVEEIVPVEDVFGPMIKIAFNSKNLTDALKAFNSTEISINFAGEIKPFVLKGNLDPDMLHLILPLRIE from the coding sequence ATGGTCTTCAGTATTAATCAAGATGTTTTATTGGATACATTAAATGTCATTCAAAGAGGGTTACCTGTTAAAACCCCACTACCTGTATTAAATGGAATCAAATTAGAGGTTTTTGATGATCACTTAGTATTTACGGCTTCAAATACAGATATTGCAATTCAAACGATCGTATCAGATGAGTCATTAGAAATTACTTCACCTGGTAAAGTGGTTGTTCCTGGTAGATACTTCATCGAGATTATGCGTAAGATTGTATCTAGCCGTGTTGAAATCTCTTTAATTGAGAATAAAGTAATGGTAATCAAAGCTGATCGTTCTGAATTTAAATTACGTGTTATGGAAGCAGAAGATTATCCAGATGTCGATTTCTTAGATATGGGTCAACCAATCGTTATGGATGCTATGACATTAAAAGCAATCATTAAAGAAACTAACTATGCGACTTCACAATATGAAAAACGTCCTATCTTAACAGGTGTTAACTTAAAACACGAAGACGGAAAATTATACTGTGTAGCAACAGACTCCTATAGACTATCTCAAAAAGTCTTACCGCTAAGTGATGAGTTTGAACCATTCAACATTGTTATTCCAAATAGAAGTTTTGATGAACTTAATAGAACACTAGATAACATTCATGAAGATGTTTCAATGCACATTAGCGCAAACAAAGTGTTATTTAAGTTTAAAAACATTTTATTCCAAACAAGGTTATTAGATGGTGTATATCCAGACACTTTAAGAATCATTCCAAAAGAATTCCCAATTATTGTTAAATTCAATAAAGATGAGTTGTTAAAAGCAGTTGAACGCGTAAGTGTATTATCACCACGCGAAAAAGATAACAACTACAACATTGTTAAATTAAATATTAGACCAGATTATATCGTTGAGGTTTCATCAACCAATAACGAAGTAGGGGATGCAGTAGAAGAAATCGTTCCAGTAGAAGATGTGTTCGGACCGATGATTAAGATTGCGTTCAATTCTAAGAATTTAACAGACGCTTTAAAAGCATTTAACTCTACAGAAATTTCAATTAACTTTGCAGGAGAAATTAAACCATTTGTTTTAAAAGGCAATTTAGATCCTGACATGTTACACTTGATTTTACCTTTAAGAATTGAATAA
- the trpB gene encoding tryptophan synthase subunit beta produces MEFGIFGGQLVPPHILKAVKEVEEAYLKYKDDDVFNKELKTLYRDYANRPSLLYYAENLTNALGGAKIYLKREDLNHTGAHKINNVLGQALLAKRMGKKKLIAETGAGQHGLATATVAALLNMECEIHMGAVDIEKQALNVYKMKLLGATVISVEFGQRTLKEAVDSALEKWSLELDTCFYLIGSAVGPHPYPTMVRDFQKVIGEEIKAQILEKEQRLPDYVIACVGGGSNAIGAFYPFIENHEVSLIGVEAGGMGLETDKHAATITKGINGPIHGMYTKVLMTNEEISEVYSISAGLDYPGVGPEHSYLHDTKRATYVSITDDEAIKAYQYLSIKEGIIPAIESSHAVAYALKLAPNLDENKIIVVNLSGRGDKDVKQIAKYLGEQIID; encoded by the coding sequence ATGGAATTTGGAATTTTTGGTGGACAACTAGTCCCACCGCACATTTTAAAGGCAGTAAAAGAAGTTGAAGAAGCTTATCTAAAGTATAAAGACGATGATGTCTTCAACAAAGAGTTAAAGACGCTATATAGGGATTATGCGAATAGACCCAGTCTTCTTTATTATGCAGAAAATCTAACAAATGCTTTAGGTGGTGCCAAAATATATCTAAAGCGAGAGGATTTGAATCACACAGGGGCTCACAAGATTAATAATGTCTTAGGGCAAGCATTACTTGCGAAAAGAATGGGCAAGAAAAAACTAATCGCCGAAACTGGTGCTGGCCAACACGGTTTAGCAACCGCAACAGTAGCTGCACTCCTTAATATGGAATGTGAGATTCACATGGGTGCAGTAGACATCGAAAAACAAGCCCTAAATGTATACAAAATGAAACTGTTAGGGGCTACCGTAATTAGTGTAGAATTTGGACAAAGGACGCTAAAAGAAGCAGTTGATAGCGCCCTAGAAAAATGGAGTTTAGAACTGGATACTTGTTTTTATCTAATTGGTTCTGCTGTTGGACCTCATCCTTACCCAACCATGGTCAGAGACTTTCAAAAAGTCATTGGCGAAGAGATCAAAGCTCAAATCCTAGAGAAAGAACAAAGACTACCTGACTATGTCATCGCGTGTGTTGGTGGTGGATCCAATGCAATTGGGGCATTTTACCCTTTTATAGAAAACCATGAGGTTTCATTAATAGGGGTAGAGGCAGGTGGTATGGGTCTTGAAACAGATAAACATGCAGCTACCATCACAAAAGGTATTAACGGTCCAATACACGGGATGTATACAAAAGTGCTAATGACCAATGAAGAAATCAGCGAGGTCTATTCTATATCTGCCGGCCTTGACTATCCTGGAGTAGGACCTGAACATAGTTACTTACATGATACTAAGAGGGCAACCTATGTCTCAATAACCGACGATGAGGCCATCAAGGCTTATCAATACTTATCCATTAAAGAAGGAATCATTCCTGCTATCGAAAGTTCACATGCAGTCGCTTATGCATTGAAGCTTGCCCCAAATCTAGATGAAAATAAAATCATTGTTGTAAATTTGTCTGGTCGAGGCGATAAAGACGTTAAGCAAATAGCGAAATACTTAGGCGAACAAATCATCGACTAA
- the rpmH gene encoding 50S ribosomal protein L34 — protein sequence MKRTYQPSKLKRIKTHGFRARMATAGGRTVLSRRRSKGRAQLTV from the coding sequence ATGAAGAGAACATATCAACCAAGTAAACTTAAACGTATCAAAACCCATGGCTTCAGAGCTCGTATGGCTACAGCTGGTGGTAGAACCGTTCTTAGCCGTCGTAGATCTAAAGGACGCGCACAATTAACAGTTTAA
- the yaaA gene encoding S4 domain-containing protein YaaA: MKTFTIVGEYITLGQFVKAAGLVDTGGMVKPFLEDTKILYNGEVENRRGKKIYPNDKLQIGKDVYLFKHDK; this comes from the coding sequence TTGAAAACATTCACGATTGTAGGCGAGTATATTACTCTAGGTCAGTTCGTAAAAGCAGCTGGACTAGTAGATACTGGCGGAATGGTCAAACCTTTTTTAGAAGATACTAAAATCCTTTATAACGGAGAAGTAGAAAATAGAAGAGGCAAGAAGATCTATCCTAACGATAAACTTCAAATAGGCAAGGACGTATATTTGTTTAAACATGATAAGTGA
- the gyrA gene encoding DNA gyrase subunit A, with product MDEKEKDILVDEVVVEETLEDDESTDYIHGKIKELNIATEMKTSFLNYAMSVIVSRALPDIRDGLKPVQRRIIYAMNDLGMYSDRAHKKSARIVGEVIGKYHPHGDSSVYEAMVRVAQDFSYRYPLVDGHGNFGSVDGDGAAAMRYTEARMSKIAMELVRDIEKETVDFGDNYDGSEHEPLVMPARYPNLLVNGATGIAVGMATNIPPHNLGEVIDGIDALMDNPDITDLELMNYVKGPDFPTGGQILGVAGLKQAYTTGRGMIVIRAVTEIKELKNGKNMIIVKEIPYQVNKTKLIERIADIAKEKIVEGITDLRDESNRKGMRIVIELRKDVNPHVMLNNLYKYTDLQSSFGINMIALVGAQPKMITLKDALYYYLQHQIEVIQRRTVFDLRKAEERKHILDGLVIALEDIDAVIELIKKSPTGEEARTNLMDTYNLTEVQARAILDMRLQRLTGLEIEKIKEENRDLTVKIIDYKDIISSDSRKHDIIRMELQEIKTKYGDTRKSIMSLDLDISIENEDLIPVEDVIITVTHNGYIKRMSMDEYKAQNRGGVGITAIKMHDDDFVEHMQMTNTHYYHLFFTNKGRVYKIKGYQIPEGSRQAKGLPIVNLLSFDKDETLVTFTCIKDFESDSSFLFFTTKNGIVKRTPVSEYQNIRTNGIIALGLKENDELLAVKTTDGTTNVILGASNGKAIRFDENDVRSMGRTATGVRGMDLPDGDEIIGMTTIKSDQEEILVVTEKGFGKRSLAEEYRLQTRGGKGVKALNVTEKNGNLRALRSVDESMDVIIVSDKGMVIRTHVEQISQTKRATQGVKLISLKDDHKVVTLAMVPHEDEEIIEEVVTQEVLPLEVTKKVVEIAEVEAEKEEPKIQEDLFDM from the coding sequence ATGGACGAAAAAGAAAAAGATATCCTAGTAGATGAAGTCGTAGTTGAGGAAACTCTCGAAGACGATGAATCTACAGATTATATTCACGGAAAAATTAAAGAACTAAATATTGCAACTGAAATGAAGACCTCATTCCTAAACTATGCGATGAGTGTTATTGTAAGCCGTGCCCTTCCAGATATTAGAGATGGTTTAAAACCAGTTCAAAGACGTATCATCTATGCGATGAACGATCTAGGAATGTACTCTGATAGAGCACATAAGAAATCCGCAAGAATCGTCGGTGAAGTAATCGGTAAGTATCATCCACATGGTGACTCTTCTGTATACGAAGCGATGGTTAGAGTGGCTCAAGATTTCAGCTATAGATACCCACTTGTAGATGGTCATGGTAACTTCGGTTCAGTAGACGGAGATGGCGCTGCCGCGATGCGTTATACTGAAGCAAGAATGAGTAAAATCGCCATGGAACTTGTTAGAGACATCGAAAAAGAAACCGTTGATTTCGGTGACAACTACGATGGGTCAGAACATGAACCACTTGTAATGCCAGCAAGATATCCAAACCTACTTGTCAATGGTGCTACAGGTATTGCGGTTGGTATGGCAACAAACATTCCACCTCATAACTTAGGCGAAGTTATTGATGGTATTGATGCCTTAATGGACAATCCGGATATTACAGATTTAGAATTAATGAATTATGTTAAAGGACCAGACTTTCCAACGGGTGGTCAAATCCTTGGTGTAGCTGGTTTAAAACAAGCCTATACAACAGGTAGAGGAATGATTGTTATTCGTGCCGTTACTGAGATCAAAGAACTCAAGAATGGTAAGAACATGATCATCGTTAAAGAAATCCCTTACCAAGTTAACAAAACAAAATTGATTGAAAGAATTGCGGATATTGCAAAAGAAAAAATCGTTGAAGGTATCACTGACTTAAGAGATGAATCTAACCGTAAGGGTATGAGGATTGTCATTGAGTTAAGAAAAGATGTTAACCCTCATGTTATGTTAAACAACCTATATAAATACACAGATTTACAAAGTTCATTCGGGATTAACATGATCGCTTTAGTTGGTGCACAACCAAAGATGATTACACTTAAGGACGCGCTTTACTACTACTTACAACATCAAATTGAAGTCATTCAAAGACGTACTGTATTTGATTTAAGAAAAGCAGAAGAAAGAAAGCATATCTTAGATGGTCTAGTTATCGCACTTGAAGATATTGATGCTGTCATTGAACTTATCAAGAAGTCTCCAACAGGCGAAGAAGCAAGAACCAACTTAATGGATACTTACAACTTAACAGAAGTTCAAGCTAGAGCGATTCTTGATATGAGATTACAACGTCTAACAGGACTTGAAATCGAAAAGATTAAAGAAGAAAATAGAGACCTTACTGTTAAGATTATTGACTATAAAGACATCATTTCAAGCGACTCAAGAAAACACGATATCATCCGTATGGAACTTCAAGAAATTAAAACCAAATATGGAGATACTCGTAAATCAATCATGAGTCTTGATTTAGATATTTCAATCGAGAATGAAGATTTAATTCCAGTTGAAGATGTTATCATTACAGTAACTCATAATGGTTATATCAAACGCATGAGCATGGATGAGTATAAAGCACAAAATCGTGGTGGGGTTGGTATTACAGCCATCAAGATGCACGATGATGACTTTGTAGAACACATGCAAATGACCAATACACACTACTATCACTTATTCTTTACAAATAAGGGTAGAGTCTATAAGATTAAGGGGTATCAAATTCCTGAAGGATCAAGACAAGCTAAAGGATTACCAATTGTTAACTTGTTGTCATTTGACAAAGATGAAACATTAGTTACATTTACTTGTATCAAAGACTTCGAATCCGATAGCAGCTTCTTATTCTTTACAACCAAAAACGGTATCGTTAAACGTACCCCAGTATCAGAATATCAAAACATCAGAACTAACGGAATCATTGCGTTAGGTCTAAAAGAAAATGATGAATTACTAGCTGTTAAGACCACAGATGGCACAACCAATGTGATCCTTGGGGCATCCAATGGTAAGGCAATCCGTTTCGATGAAAACGATGTTAGATCAATGGGACGTACTGCAACAGGTGTTAGAGGTATGGACTTACCTGATGGTGACGAAATCATCGGAATGACCACAATTAAGAGCGATCAAGAAGAAATCTTAGTAGTTACTGAAAAAGGCTTTGGTAAGCGAAGTCTCGCTGAAGAGTATCGCTTGCAAACCCGTGGCGGTAAGGGCGTTAAGGCATTAAATGTTACAGAGAAAAACGGTAACTTAAGAGCCTTGAGAAGCGTGGATGAAAGCATGGACGTTATCATCGTATCTGATAAGGGTATGGTTATTCGTACACACGTTGAGCAAATCTCCCAAACCAAACGTGCAACTCAAGGGGTTAAACTAATTAGTCTAAAAGATGACCATAAGGTTGTAACTCTAGCGATGGTTCCTCATGAAGATGAAGAAATCATTGAAGAAGTTGTTACTCAAGAAGTATTACCACTAGAAGTAACTAAAAAAGTGGTAGAGATTGCCGAAGTAGAAGCAGAAAAAGAAGAACCAAAAATTCAAGAAGATTTATTTGATATGTAA
- the rnpA gene encoding ribonuclease P protein component — protein MKKVYRIKKNSEIDAIIQNKKSSGDRRFVIYTAHSQNEHFRFAISIGKKYGGAVERNKIKRQLRMIINNHSKDIPSFDFVIVVKKDASGLSFAEIEANILKQLSKFKKTEQSNEKS, from the coding sequence ATGAAAAAGGTATATCGAATCAAGAAAAATAGCGAAATCGATGCGATTATACAAAATAAAAAAAGCAGTGGAGACAGGAGGTTTGTGATATACACAGCCCATAGTCAAAACGAACACTTCCGATTCGCAATCTCAATAGGTAAAAAGTATGGTGGGGCGGTCGAAAGGAATAAAATCAAACGACAATTGCGAATGATTATAAATAATCATTCAAAAGACATACCTTCTTTTGATTTCGTAATTGTAGTTAAGAAAGATGCTAGCGGACTTTCATTCGCTGAAATTGAAGCAAACATCTTAAAGCAGTTATCAAAATTTAAGAAAACGGAGCAATCGAATGAAAAATCATAA
- the recF gene encoding DNA replication/repair protein RecF (All proteins in this family for which functions are known are DNA-binding proteins that assist the filamentation of RecA onto DNA for the initiation of recombination or recombinational repair.) — protein sequence MISEIKLKHFRNHESLALDIHSGRVFIFGSNGLGKTSILESIYFASLTKSHRTTNDKSIIMKDKPFARIDIKTDKHNYHVVLSQEGTKVAIDKKPIQKLSEYIGGYRVIMFAPEDLDLIKGQPSVRRQFLDIEMSQIHKPYMFVLSKYKQILKQRNALLKNINPKDDLTFFNIITSQLAMIGEEIISKRMKFMQKLNGAFRTRFKDFNVIDDVGVVYEPSGPLNTLKDLLFEKKDKDILTQTTSYGPHRDEIQFLFNHEDAKQYASQGQQRLMVISLKLALLDIYDKEDLETVLLLDDVLSELDQDKKIKLLNNLPIKHQTFISGVDLFEIENMQTIKL from the coding sequence ATGATAAGTGAAATCAAACTTAAACATTTTAGAAACCATGAAAGTCTTGCTTTAGATATTCATTCTGGGCGAGTCTTTATTTTTGGTTCTAACGGTTTGGGCAAAACAAGTATATTGGAAAGTATATATTTCGCTTCATTAACGAAGTCTCACAGAACGACAAATGATAAGTCTATTATCATGAAAGACAAACCTTTTGCGAGAATCGATATCAAAACTGACAAACACAACTACCATGTTGTTTTATCCCAAGAAGGCACAAAAGTCGCTATAGACAAAAAGCCTATTCAAAAACTCAGTGAATATATAGGTGGTTACAGAGTAATTATGTTTGCGCCTGAAGATTTAGATTTAATTAAAGGACAACCCTCTGTAAGAAGACAATTTTTAGACATCGAGATGAGTCAAATCCATAAACCCTACATGTTCGTTCTCTCTAAATACAAGCAAATACTCAAACAACGCAATGCTTTGCTTAAAAATATCAATCCAAAAGATGATTTAACATTCTTTAACATCATCACTAGCCAATTAGCAATGATTGGCGAAGAGATAATTTCGAAAAGAATGAAGTTTATGCAAAAGCTTAATGGGGCATTTAGAACGCGTTTTAAAGATTTTAATGTCATAGACGATGTTGGAGTTGTCTATGAACCTAGTGGGCCTTTAAATACGCTAAAAGACTTGTTATTTGAGAAAAAAGACAAGGATATTTTGACACAAACTACTTCATATGGACCACACAGGGATGAAATTCAATTCTTGTTCAATCATGAAGATGCAAAACAGTATGCTTCACAAGGTCAACAACGATTGATGGTTATCTCTTTAAAGTTAGCCTTACTAGATATTTACGACAAAGAAGATTTAGAAACGGTTTTACTTCTAGATGATGTTCTTAGTGAACTCGATCAAGACAAAAAAATTAAACTCCTCAACAATCTACCAATCAAACACCAAACTTTTATTTCTGGCGTAGATTTGTTCGAGATTGAGAATATGCAGACAATCAAACTATAA